CTCCATTTTATATAGCATGATGTTAAATAAATAAATTTTAATTCAAAAGAAATTGGTGAAGTGTTACGACATGTAATTGTACATGAAATTCATCATATTGGTCAGCTATCTATATGGGCGAGAGAATTAAATCTTCAACCTGTTTCAGCAAATTTAATTGGAAGAGGTTTATATATATAAGAGGATTTCTTAGTTGAAATCCTCGGATTTTTTCTGACGTATATGTAAAAACATTAAGAGGGTAATGATTAAAAAGATCATAATCGTTTGTATGATTAAATTTTTAAACTGAAGCAAAATGGTCCAAGATGTAACAACGTCTTTGAAAGCTTGGAGTGCAGAATATGAGGTAGGTTCAAAACCGTATTGAAGTAACTTTTTTGTTTCAACAAAAGCCGTGTTTTCTTCATTGGCGTCTAATACTACAGAAATAAACCTTGTATCTCCTTGTTTTGCTGTACCAACAAAACTATAATTACCGTTAGTTGACAAACTAGTTTGCAAGCCATCAACACCTTTTAGTTTAATGTTTTTATCAAGAGAGTAAATCATTTTATTTGTGTTGAGAACTTGAAAATCTTTGAAGGTAAATGGGTAAGAGGTTAGTTTAGTTATATTTAATACATCTGGATAGTCTTTTATTAATTGTGCAGCTATTTCGGCTGCGTCTATTGCTGTTGTAATCGATTGTTTATTCTTCTCGCTATTTATTCCAGTGGAATTTAAAAATGGAGATTGTTGTGATAACTTTAGTTGTTTTGCTTTTTCATTCATTAACGATGTGAAATTATCTTCATTTCCAGCAATGTGTTCTGCTAGTTCAAGTGCAGAACGATTATTTCCGGTTAAAAGCAATGTATTTAGTAAATCACGAACGGTTGTTTTATCATTCGATGTTACATGTATAGGACTCGTTTCGGTTTGAAAAACGTCGTTACTTATTTTTACAGATTCATCTAATTGTATTTTGCCATCATGAAGTTGTTCCATCACAATATACTCAGTCATTAATTTAGATAAAGTGGCCGACTGAATGGGAGTACTTTCATTTTTTTTATAAACAATCTCACCAGAATTAGTATCTATTAAAATAGCTGATTTAGCTTGAATAATTGGACCATTTACATAAAGGTGAAAATATAAAACGATAAGTGCAGTAATGAGAAAAGATAATAATAAAACTGTTATTTTTTTCAAGAATTGCATAAGCGATCCTCCTACTATTACATCAATAATATTATTGTAAAAAGGAATGCTTAATTAGGAAGAAAGAAAAGGTAAAGAATTTCTAAAGAATTATAAAGAATTATTAAATTTTGGATATTAATGGAATATAAAAGGTTCAATTTCTTATATGATAAAAAATTGAACCTATAAATATGTGGTATTAAGCTTTATAAGGGAGTAGTTTTACAGTGAAAGTTGTTTTTTTATCATCGCTATATACTTCAATTGTTCCTTTATGCAATTCAACAATACTTTTTGCAATTGCTAATCCGAGTCCAGATCCACCAGTGTTTGTTGAACGTGATTTTTCAACACGATAAAAACGTTCAAAAATATGAGGTAAATCAGTACTAGGGATAGGTTGTCCGTAATTTGTTATATCAATTGTAATCATGTTATTGCTTTCGTAAGCGGTAATATCAATATGATCTCCATCATTTCCATAAGTAATAGCGTTTATGATTAGATTTTCAAACACACGTACTAATTTATCCCCATCAGCTAGTACCATTAGCTTTTGAGATGGGAAAGAAGGGCGACATTCAATATTAGCTTCTTGAAGCTGTATCCGAAATTGGACAGTTAATTGTCCAATCAATTCTACAATATCAATGGGAGCAGAATATAAACTTAACTCTTTATTTTGAACGCGTGTATATTCAAACAAGTCATTCATTAATGCATTAAGACGAGTTACTTTATCGTAAATGACTTGAATATAGTATCGTAATTCTACTTCATCTCTATAATTATCATGATGGATTAAATTTACGTATCCAACTATAGATGTAAGAGGGGTTCGTAAGTCATGTGATACATTTGTAATAAGTTCGCTTTTTGCTTGTTCTGCCTGTCTTTCTTCATCAATCGAAACTTTTAATTGCTCAATAATTTGATTGACCCCAGTTGCCAGTTCTTCTAAATAATTATGGTGTACGATGGAAACTTTATGATTAAAGTTTCCACTTGCAATATACCGAATCTCTTCAATCATTTTTTTTATACAAGTTTCATAGTAAACCTTTCTTTCATGACGATAAAAAATGTATAAATAGGATGAGAAAATAGAAAATAAAAACAAATAAGATACAATCATCATCCATAAAGACTCTTTTAATCCAATATATTTTTCATGGCCAAAAATTCTAATGAATTCTTTTCCTAGTTCACTTAAAGTAAGTGAACTCTCAATTACACTAGTAACGAGGCGATAAATAATTAATTCAGTAATAGGGGTTAGTGTGATAGCTAATAAGAGCCAAAAAATAATTTTCCATTTTGGGATATCTTTTAATATGTCAAAAGCTTCATTTCTCAATTTTATAGCCTACTCCCCAAACAGTATGAATAAACTTTTCTCCATTCATTACTGTTTCAAGTTTATCCCGCAAATTACTAATATGAACCATCACAGTTTTATTTGAACCATAACCATCTTCATTCCAAACGCGTTCAAAAATTTCTTCGGAACTAAAGACTCTTCCTGTATTACTCGCAAGTAAATATAAAATATCAAATTCAATAGATGTGAGTTTAATATATTCTCCATTTACTTTAACAGTATGATTATGTTTATGTATTTCAACAGAACGAATACGAATAATACCATCTTCATTCTTTTGGGAAGTAGCATTTTGGAAAGAGGATCTTCGTAATAAAGCTTTCACTCTAGCCACTAATTCTAGTGGATTAAACGGTTTAATCATATAATCATCTGCGCCGGTCATAAGTCCTAAAATTTTATCCATATCTTCAGCCTTTGCACTAAGCATAAGGATAGGTACAGTATTATTTTCACGCACTTCTTGACAAACTTCCAATCCGTTTCGTTTGGGCATCATAATATCCAAAATCATAAGGTTAACTTCATATGTAGATATCATTTGTAATGCTTCATCACCATCATAAGCTTTATAAATGTTATAGCCTTCATTTCGTAAATAAACAGCCAGTAATTCTACAATATCTTTATCATCATCAATAATTAATATGTTTTTATTCATTTTATAGTTAGTTCCTTTCCTTACAATTAATCAACATTACTATAATATCAAACATTTATGTATTTTGTAGTAATGTTTCTACATAAAATTTCATGTATCGTATTAAAAAGGAATTAAAACATTCATAACGAATATAAAATAAGAAGGATATTTAAACTCCACATTATACTGAAAGATAGTTATAAGGGGGACTTGCTATGTTATATAATGATATATATTCATTTACTCCAACTGGAAAAATAGAAAATGATATTAAAGCTTTTCTATTAAAATACAATAAAGAATTTACATATAAACATTCAATTCGGAATTTAAAAGAAATTGTAGAGTAGAAAGGGTATAAAAATGCAATTAAAAGAATATATGAATCAAACATTCCCAGGAGTTACATTAGTACCGTTCATATACTTTCAGTGGGAAAATCATCTTCATTTTGATTTTGGGAAAGATAAATATCAAAATATAGAAGGAAACGACGATTTAAACATGGAATACTTCTCTCGACTATATACATATAATAAATATTTATTTGAAGATATATTTTCAAAAGAAGATGAAGTGTTTTTAGTAACAAATGTTTATTGATTTAAAAAGGAAAATGTGAAAAATTCGCAGAAAATAAATGTATATAATCGATTTATTAAAAAGAGGGAAATAAAGTTTCAGGTTAGACAAGAAACTTTACCATTTTTATTTAATGATGAAGAAGTAGATTTATATTGTACATATCAATTTTCATTAAAATGCTTTGCGGAAGATATTAAATACCAATCGCTTATTAAAGCTGCTAATCATGAAGATTTCTCAGGGCTTCACCCGCGTTTTGGGCGTAAGAAAGAAATTTCTTATCCAGATGTATTTCTCATAAATGCAACGAAAGATATTATCATGTTTATTTATCCTTTTCGGCAAGAAGACTCCATCTGATTTGTGTTACGGGTGAAGCCCAACAATTCAGGGGGAGATGAATTGCCGTCAGTCAATAGGCTGAACTCTCTGAGAAGGGTGGTGAAAACAATGGCTAGAAAGAAAGCAGTTAAAGTATTACGTAAACAAAAGAAAATAGAAAACATGCAACGATTCACTCAGAAACAGAATATCGGACGAGCTTGCCTCACGGCTAAAGAATTTCGTTTACTTCAACGCATGTCGCATAGTTCAAAAGCATTGCGAAATGTTGGATTGTACACCATTAAACAAAGTTATTTGAACAATAATAAAATGGCTACTGTAAAAGAAGTGGACACTGCCATGCAAGCCGATATGAACTATTGGGGCATTCAATCAAACTCTGTTCAAGCGATTCGTAGAGCCTTATATACAGAAGTGAAGAGCTTTTTTAAAGCATTGGAACAGTGGAAGAAAAATCCTGAGAAATTCACAGGTCGTCCTAAGTTTCCGAATTATTCTGGTTCAACTGACAAACGAATCATTGAAATCTATCAAGTTCCAAAAGTTGATGATAACGGGTATTGGATGATTCCGATGAATGTTGCATTCAGAAAAAAATTCGGTTCCATTAAAATACGTATGCCTAAAAATTTAATAAATAAAAAAGTCTCCTACATTGAGATTGTACCCAAGCAAAAAGGTCGGTTCTTTGAGGTGCATTATACATATGAGATGCACGTTTCTCAAATGAAGAAACAATCCACGACTACTAGTAACGCTTTGAGTTGCGATTTAGGTGTAGACAGATTATTAAGTTGTGCAACAAATGCAGGTGATACATTCTTAATTGATGGAAAAAAATTAAAATCCATTAACCAATACTTCAACAAAATGATACGTAATCTGCAACAGAAAAATAGGGGAAATGGACTTTCAAAACGAGTTGTAACGAATCAAATGGCTGCACTTTGGCATAAACGAGAACGACAAATAAATGGTTACATTTCACAAACTGTAGGCCTGTTGTTCAAAAAAGTGAAAGCATTCAACATAGATACGGTTATCGTAGGGTATAACACTGGTTGGAAACAAGAATCTGATATGGGAAACAAGAATAATCAAAAATTTGTTCAAATCCCATTTCATAAATTGATTTCAGCAATTGAGAATAAATGTGTAAAAGAAGGCATCCGATTTTTGAAACAAGAAGAAAGCTATACCTCAAAAGCTAGTTTTCTAGACAAAGATAGGATTCCTGTTTGGTCTAAGGATGATAGGACTCATTATCGTTTTAGTGGCAAACGAATGACTCGTGGTCTGTATCGAAGTAAATCAGGAAAATGTATCCACGCTGATATTAATGGTGCGTTGAATACATTGCAAAAATCAAGAGTTGTAGAATTGGATGAAAATCTCAAAGTGAAAACGCCGATTCTATTAGAAGTGCAAACACGTAAGGCTGTTGCTTCGTGCATAGCTTAGTGGGTGCGTCAACCATCCATGTGTACTCGACTTGTCGGGGCTTGTAGCACACGCCGGAGTCATCTGAGTGGTGGCTTCTTCCACAAGGAAGAATTGCTCTTTTTCGAAAGGGTGGTGCAAGTGGGAAAACAATCGTTCGTTGCCAGTACCAACCAAAAACTTACTTGGGGTGTTACCGAAAGATGGCATGAATTCTAGAGTGTCAAACTGTCTAGCGATAGACGAAAAGACCTAGAGTTCTAACTCAAGCCCCCACTGAAATGCTTCATCTCAGTGAGGGGAGTTGACGATGATAGAGGATGTGAAGTAATTGCGAAGAATAAAGAAAAGATACGGGATTTATATGAGAAGTATAAAGAGTGGATACCAGAATATGAACGAGAGAGTATAGATGACTTATTTACATGAAAATAGGAGGAAGTGAAGTGTGTAATGAAAAGGATCGCAATTGTATCTGCATGGGAACCAGAGCTTACGTATTTGCATCAACATTATCCAAGTGAGCGTGTAGAAAAAATAGCAGCTTGGGAATTTCATTTTCATTCTATTAATGAATTAGAAGTTATTTCAGTTGTAACTGGTGTCGGTAAAGTAAGTTGTGCTAGTTGTGTACAACTATTAATAAGTGAATTCCAGCCAGATCAGTTATTTATGACAGGGATTTGCGGGAGTTTATCAGATAAGGTGAAAAATGGACACATCGTTGTAGCTCTTAATACTTTGCAGCATGATGTTACTGCGGCTGGTTCAGGAGAAGATAGTTTTAATCTATATGATGGTAGAACAGCACCTATTGAAACAACTAAATCACTCGTAAAGCGAATGAAGAAATTGCGTTCGTATGACCCGGTCCATTTTGGTACATTTCTATCTGGAGATCAACGTATTCGAAGTTCAGAAATGAGGTATTTACTTCATACTGTATACGGTGCTTTAGCCGTTGATCAAGAAGTGGCAGCATTTGCTTATGTATGTCGTGTAAATAACAAACCATTTCTATGTTTAAAAGCTGCCTCAGATCAAGCGAATGACAAAACGAAAGAAGAACAAAAGGTTTTTAAAATGTTAGCATGTGAACGAGCATGTGAGCATTTAATTACTTTTTTACGTGTTTATGAGATTACTGTAGTTAACAATGTATAGTAAGAGGAGTATAGTGATGAAAGCTACAAATAAAATAGCGATTCTTGGTGCGAATGGAAAAGTCGGAAAATTCCTCGTAAATCAAGCGTTAGAAAAGGGCTATCAAGTACGAATATTAACGAGAAATTCTAAAAATATGACGATAACTAATGAAAATATAGAGACTATCAGTGGGGATGCCCGCGATTTTTCAGTCATACAGGAATTACTTCAAGGGTGTAAAGCTGTGATTAATGCGGTGGGTCAGCCGAAAAATGAACCTTATATTTTTAGTACAGTTACGAAGCATATTTTAAAAGTAATGAAGGAATATGAAATGAAGCGCTATATTCTTATTTCTGGAGGCTCCTTAAATGTAAAAGGAGATCAGAAGGGAATTGCAAATAAAATAGGGGCTAATTTGTTTCGATTATTTCTTCCAAAGATGATGCAGGATAAATATAAAGAATTGCAAATTATACAAAGTAGTGAAATAGATTGGACAATTGTTAGATTACCGTTTGTTATAGAGGGAAATGGGATTGGTGATATTAAAGAGAGTTTAGTAGATATGCCAGGAATCAAAATTCAAAATGGGGATATTGCACCGTTTGTAATAAAACAAATTAATAGTGAAAGATATATAGGAAAGTGTCCGCTCATTTCAAATTAAGAGGTGAATTACAATTGCATACGTATTATGGAGAACTTTGTACAAAGATATATGAAAGTGATAAATCAATTGCAGCCGGAAAAGAATTGGATTTTTATCTTTCTTTTGTAAAAGATAAAAATATACATGTGTTAGAACCAATGTGCGGAAATGGTAGAATGTTAATTCCCTTTATGCAAAATGGTGTGAATATAGAAGGGTTCGATATTTCGAAAGATATGCTTAAAGTTTGTAAAGATAAAGCAGAAAAATTAAACTTAAAACCGGTTGTGTCACAAGGAAGAATAGAAGAATATCATAGTGATAAAAAATACGATCTTATTATGATTCCTATCGGTTCATTTTCACTTTTACCAAATAATTTAGTAGACAATAGTCTTCAAAATATGAAAAACAACTTAAAGGAAAATGGCAAATTACTTCTGACAATTGTACAAGGTGGAAGTGAGACAGAACAAATTTTAGGTTGGATAGAGACAAATAGAAAAGAAATTAACAATGAATTAATTGTTGAGTATAGAAAAGTTTCATATGATAAGGCGCAAAAACTTCTAAAGATTATACTGAAATATGAAATCATTCATGATGAGAAAATAAAAGAAACTGAGATTATGGATTTTCCTATAAGACTATATGATTTAAAAGAATTTGAAAATATACTTATTACTAATGGGTTTAGTCAAATTGTTGTTCATGAAATAAAAGATGGATATGGTGAAGGTAATTCATTTCATGTATTTGAATGCAGTTTATAACAAGTCA
This Bacillus mycoides DNA region includes the following protein-coding sequences:
- a CDS encoding D-alanyl-D-alanine carboxypeptidase family protein — its product is MQFLKKITVLLLSFLITALIVLYFHLYVNGPIIQAKSAILIDTNSGEIVYKKNESTPIQSATLSKLMTEYIVMEQLHDGKIQLDESVKISNDVFQTETSPIHVTSNDKTTVRDLLNTLLLTGNNRSALELAEHIAGNEDNFTSLMNEKAKQLKLSQQSPFLNSTGINSEKNKQSITTAIDAAEIAAQLIKDYPDVLNITKLTSYPFTFKDFQVLNTNKMIYSLDKNIKLKGVDGLQTSLSTNGNYSFVGTAKQGDTRFISVVLDANEENTAFVETKKLLQYGFEPTSYSALQAFKDVVTSWTILLQFKNLIIQTIMIFLIITLLMFLHIRQKKSEDFN
- a CDS encoding sensor histidine kinase codes for the protein MRNEAFDILKDIPKWKIIFWLLLAITLTPITELIIYRLVTSVIESSLTLSELGKEFIRIFGHEKYIGLKESLWMMIVSYLFLFSIFSSYLYIFYRHERKVYYETCIKKMIEEIRYIASGNFNHKVSIVHHNYLEELATGVNQIIEQLKVSIDEERQAEQAKSELITNVSHDLRTPLTSIVGYVNLIHHDNYRDEVELRYYIQVIYDKVTRLNALMNDLFEYTRVQNKELSLYSAPIDIVELIGQLTVQFRIQLQEANIECRPSFPSQKLMVLADGDKLVRVFENLIINAITYGNDGDHIDITAYESNNMITIDITNYGQPIPSTDLPHIFERFYRVEKSRSTNTGGSGLGLAIAKSIVELHKGTIEVYSDDKKTTFTVKLLPYKA
- a CDS encoding response regulator transcription factor, encoding MNKNILIIDDDKDIVELLAVYLRNEGYNIYKAYDGDEALQMISTYEVNLMILDIMMPKRNGLEVCQEVRENNTVPILMLSAKAEDMDKILGLMTGADDYMIKPFNPLELVARVKALLRRSSFQNATSQKNEDGIIRIRSVEIHKHNHTVKVNGEYIKLTSIEFDILYLLASNTGRVFSSEEIFERVWNEDGYGSNKTVMVHISNLRDKLETVMNGEKFIHTVWGVGYKIEK
- a CDS encoding RNA-guided endonuclease TnpB family protein, which codes for MARKKAVKVLRKQKKIENMQRFTQKQNIGRACLTAKEFRLLQRMSHSSKALRNVGLYTIKQSYLNNNKMATVKEVDTAMQADMNYWGIQSNSVQAIRRALYTEVKSFFKALEQWKKNPEKFTGRPKFPNYSGSTDKRIIEIYQVPKVDDNGYWMIPMNVAFRKKFGSIKIRMPKNLINKKVSYIEIVPKQKGRFFEVHYTYEMHVSQMKKQSTTTSNALSCDLGVDRLLSCATNAGDTFLIDGKKLKSINQYFNKMIRNLQQKNRGNGLSKRVVTNQMAALWHKRERQINGYISQTVGLLFKKVKAFNIDTVIVGYNTGWKQESDMGNKNNQKFVQIPFHKLISAIENKCVKEGIRFLKQEESYTSKASFLDKDRIPVWSKDDRTHYRFSGKRMTRGLYRSKSGKCIHADINGALNTLQKSRVVELDENLKVKTPILLEVQTRKAVASCIA
- the mtnN gene encoding 5'-methylthioadenosine/S-adenosylhomocysteine nucleosidase, whose amino-acid sequence is MKRIAIVSAWEPELTYLHQHYPSERVEKIAAWEFHFHSINELEVISVVTGVGKVSCASCVQLLISEFQPDQLFMTGICGSLSDKVKNGHIVVALNTLQHDVTAAGSGEDSFNLYDGRTAPIETTKSLVKRMKKLRSYDPVHFGTFLSGDQRIRSSEMRYLLHTVYGALAVDQEVAAFAYVCRVNNKPFLCLKAASDQANDKTKEEQKVFKMLACERACEHLITFLRVYEITVVNNV
- a CDS encoding SDR family oxidoreductase, translated to MKATNKIAILGANGKVGKFLVNQALEKGYQVRILTRNSKNMTITNENIETISGDARDFSVIQELLQGCKAVINAVGQPKNEPYIFSTVTKHILKVMKEYEMKRYILISGGSLNVKGDQKGIANKIGANLFRLFLPKMMQDKYKELQIIQSSEIDWTIVRLPFVIEGNGIGDIKESLVDMPGIKIQNGDIAPFVIKQINSERYIGKCPLISN
- a CDS encoding class I SAM-dependent methyltransferase, which encodes MHTYYGELCTKIYESDKSIAAGKELDFYLSFVKDKNIHVLEPMCGNGRMLIPFMQNGVNIEGFDISKDMLKVCKDKAEKLNLKPVVSQGRIEEYHSDKKYDLIMIPIGSFSLLPNNLVDNSLQNMKNNLKENGKLLLTIVQGGSETEQILGWIETNRKEINNELIVEYRKVSYDKAQKLLKIILKYEIIHDEKIKETEIMDFPIRLYDLKEFENILITNGFSQIVVHEIKDGYGEGNSFHVFECSL